Part of the Lotus japonicus ecotype B-129 chromosome 6, LjGifu_v1.2 genome, CCTAGGCATTGACAAACTTGTGCCAGTGCCTCCTTAACAAAATTccaataactatatataaaatCATGGTACGTGTATCACTAAATGTAAAGGGAAAAAAACAGATATTGAGGGTGGCATATGTATCTTATGGTAAAATGCATAGGAAAATGAGAATGAAGAATACAAATTCAAAGTTTGGTTGTTTAGAAACCTCAATTCTTCAATTAAACGaaggtgaagagaaagaagctCCTGTCTGTTTCTTGTCTAGTTGACttcaatttgatttttattagcATGATTTCATTACTCAATAAAAAATGTAGAAATTCAAGATGAATAGTATGATAAGCATGGTTTGACAAATTTGCATCTTAGTATTGAACAAAGAAAGTATTCAGAATTACTAGCTCCAAAGTTACAGCTGAGACATTAAAGAAAGGGAATCTCATGAACTAGCTATTCATGATAACCCAAAATTTTCAACATCAGCCATAGACTTTTCCAAGGCATTGAAAAGTCAAGAATTCTCAAACTAGAAGAAATTTTCCTTCAAAAAGATTAGAAAACTTTTCATCTATAATAAATTTATGTAACAGGTTCTCATCTCAGCAGCAACAATGGCCTTCATCAATTACATAAGTTTGTTCTCAACTTTGATTATATTTTGTTTCCAATATCTAAATTTTAGCACTGCCATAGACACCATCAATTCCTCTCACTACATAAAGGACCCTGAAACTATAACCTCCAATGATGGTGCTTTCACCTTAGGATTTTACAGCCCTGAAAATTCTGCTAATCGCTATGTAGGAATTTGGTACATGTCCAAATCCACAGTGATATGGGTAGCTAACAGAGACCAACCACTCAAGGACTCTTCTGGGAGTTTCACAATATCCAATGATGGAAACCTTGTGGTTTTGAATGGACAAAAACATGTGATGTGGTCTTCCAATGTATCAAGCATTTCTACCAACTCAAGTTCCAAACTTTCAGATTCTGGGAAACTTGATCTCCTGGACAGTAAAGGAAACAAGGTGTGGGAGAGTTTTCAGCATCCTACAGACACTTTGATGCCAAACATGAGACTGAGCAACAATGAAAGAACAGGTGAGAAAGTTGAAATCACAGCATGGAAAAGCCCTTCAGATCCATCCCGCGGGAACTTCACTACAACCATTGAACGAGAAACTTTTCCAGAAATTTTCATTAGGAATGAAGAAACTCACCCGTACTGGCGCAGTGGTCCTTGGAATGGTATAGTCTTCACCGGTATACCTGACATGCTATCTTATTATCTTAATGGTTTCAGTTTAAATGTTCTGGAAGATGGCACTTTTTATGTCAGTTatgtttatgtaaataaatctcTTTCGACACTTTTTGCCTTGAACTGGGAGGGAAAGTTACAACAGAAGATATGGGATTATGAGGAGAAGGAATGGCAAGTGGAGTGGGAAGCTCAAGTATCTGAGTGTGATGTTTATGGTAAATGTGGGGCTTTTGGTATCTGTTATTCAGAGAGATCACCAATATGCAACTGCTTGGAAGGGTTTGAACCAAGTAATAGAGAGGAATGGAATAGACAAAACTGGACTAATGGATGTGTTAGAAGGAAATCTCTTCAGTGTGGAAATCCAAATCAAAATGGGAGtgaagcagatggatttctgaATCTGCAAAATGTTAAAGTTCCAGACTTTGCAGAGCGGTCTTTGGATAGTTCAAAAGAAATGTGCAGGAGTCAGTGTTTGGCGAATTGCACTTGTGTTGCATATTCATACGATTCTCAGATGGGATGCATGACTTGGAGTGGCAATATAATTGACACACAAAAGTTTTCAAGTGAAGGCATCGATCTTGGCATTCGCGTAGCAAGCTCAGAACTTGGTATGTTGATCGTTGTCCTCTCCTAGATTCTTAACTTCGTCCGAACACTAGGGTTGGGCCTAATAACATGTTTGGACCAGTTTCTctttcatcataatcaattctaacaTTCAGAAGCTATAGAAACTTCTtgacataattgattctgactttAGATTCAATTGTAGactgatttccaaacatgcactaacaCTTGcaattttcctttctttttacaACTTCCTAAATACAGATAGAGGGAGAACCAACAAGGCCATCATTACAATTTCAGTGATAGCAGGATTGGTCATACTTGTCATCAGTGCATATTTCTTATGGAAAAACTTTGGTACATATTATTGTTGTGAaatcatatttttaattttgatttgcaCATGTTTGTGTTCTCTTTTATGttgataaattataatttttcaaatttattaCCCATGTTTAAGATATTTCCATGTCTACAAATCCTGCTAAGTTAACTACATTTTAATGAATCAgctagaaaaagaaagagaaaagggTTATTACCATTCAACCGAGGAGAAGCATCTGCAGAAAATATAAGTGGCAGTCTAACTGGAGTTGGAGATCGGTCACAAGTTGAACTGCAGGATTCGTTGTTGTTTGATACCGAAACACTTGTAATTGCCACAAACAACTTCCACTTCTCCAACAAACTTGGTCAGGGAGGTTTTGGTCCAGTTTACAAGGTAGGTAAATTAAGTCCTGCAATGTGAATCATGTTCATATGTAAAGCCAATTTTTTAAATTCCAGAATCTTGATGTAAGAATATTATAGGGGAAGCTGAAAGATGGCAAAGAGATAGCAGTTAAAAAACTTTCCAGTGTTTCTGGACAAGGGTTAGTAGAATTCACGAATGAGGTCACGCTGATTTCTAAGCTTCAACACCGCAATCTTGTAAGGCTTCTTGGCTGCTGTAGAGAATATGAAAAGATGCTTATTTATGAATTCATGCCAAATACAAGCTTGGACTCATTTATCTTTGGTTAGTCCTTTTGATGCCTTGTTATGTACCTATGTTATATCTGTTTCAAAATTTCAACAACAATCTTATCATGCACataaataatgttttttattGTGTCTTATCTGAGTTTTCCTGTTCTGCATAAGAAGGGAAAATGACCAATTTTGGGAAAACTTAGTCTTTAACACACACAAACATACATGATGCATACATAGTTGTTAAATAAAAATTTTGTGATTTGTGAGGTTGCCTCCTCTTCCATTTTACAGATCCTCCTGAGAATAAATTCTTAAATTGGAGAAAACGCTTTAACATAATAGAAGGAATAGCTCGAGGTTTGCTTTATCTTCATAGAGATTCTAGGCTAAGGATCATCCATAGAGATTTGAAAGCAAGTAATATCTTGCTGGATGAGGAGCTGAATCCAAAAATATCAGACTTTGGTTTGGCCAGAATATTTGGAGGACATGAAGATCATGCTAATACTAAAAGGGTTGTTGGCACATAGTAAGTATCCCTCTGCCTTTGGCCAAGGTTATTAATGTAGTTTACAAATATCTTGCATAATACACTATCTAACATTTTGTCACAGTGGTTATATGTCCCCAGAATACGCAATGCAAGGATTGTTTTCAGAGAAATCAGATGTCTTTAGTTTTGGAGTTTTGCTTTTGGAGATCGTTAGTGGAAAAAGGAACTCTAGCTTTAATAAAAATGAGGAATCTGTGAGCCTTTTAGGATTTGTAAGTTTCTTATATTCATCACCTTGCTCAATCAGAGGAACCCAATTAGTACTAGGATGAAGATTCTCAGTCTTCATTTGGCGTTTACTTCTCTGTCCCACCAATAAAATTGTGTCATCTAAGCATGAGTATGACAATTTGGTGTGATAGGAAAGTGAACACCAAATGGGGACAGCGGATTTCGGTCCTTAGTATTGATCCAACTGTTAATGATTATgtcttctattttattttaggcATGGAAGCTATGGAATGACAACAATTTTGTACCTTTATTAGATGAAGGGATGCATGGTTCTGATCATGAGAAGGATATTTTGAGGTGTGTGCACATTGGACTTCTGTGTGTTCAAGAAAGTGCAAGAGACAGGCCTGCTATGGCTGTTGTAATATCCATGCTCAACAGTGAAATTATAAATCTTCCTCAACCAAAGCAACCTGCATTCATCATAAAGGAGACTATATTACCATTGTCTTCTGAAGAGCATCATGGATCATTTTCAAACAATAGTGTCAGTGTTACAGAAATCCAAGGAAGATAAAAATGGAGAAATCTAGTAAGATTTTTTGAAGGAACTAGGATGAGGTCAAACTTGTATacatttagaagatttgaaGTTTGTTTAATTTCATGATCAATATTATACTAGTAATGACAAGTTGAGAGCTTTTAGAAGTTACTTGGCAGTGTAAAAATATTaagtacaatttttttatacacaTGCAAAGATTGTGTTAGCCATTTTGTTATTAGTTGTCTGTTTTGAGTGATGTCAGTGTTCTAAAGTTCTAAGCGCTGAGTTTGTAAGCTTAGGCCTAGTTCAAGGTGACTTTAAGTTTCtaagttttaaaatttgtaaATACTACAACTTGGTGAGCGAGTGCAATGATTTGAACATGAGAGCTTATCTAAAACAAAATGCCTTAAGATAATTGGACTTGCATTATACTTATCATACTGCTTAATTTGGGAACTTGTGTTTTAAGAACCTAAACGACCATTCGAACTAAACCAATTCAATTGAGATCGGGTTGGGTTGGTTCGggtctaaaaataaaaattaggagATCAAAACCAACTCGAACTGAACATGTTTGATTGCTTCGGGCATTTAAACACCCTAAATCGAACCAATCTGGTCTGATTGCACCCTTAGCCAAATCGGTATAAATCGCTACTTTGAGTGAGGATaccaaatttttatattttaacttTCTTTACTTGCGACGGAAAATTTCGTCACAATATCCTAGTGCATAATTTTGCAACGGAAGGTACCGTCACAAAAGTATTCCGTTGCTTATGACTTTGCGACGGATATTTTCCGTCTCAATTTTCCGTTGCTAATGTTCacaaggattttgtgacggaatAAATTTCCGTCGCTAATAATTGTGCGACGGGTTCTTCTAACTCCACATTCCGTCACTAActatatacaatttttttttcaaatgtaacaaaaacaaataaaaaatttctacAAGTCAAAACACACTTTTTGTTTAAGATCTCGTagaactaaaaataaaa contains:
- the LOC130722124 gene encoding G-type lectin S-receptor-like serine/threonine-protein kinase At1g11330 isoform X2, which codes for MAFINYISLFSTLIIFCFQYLNFSTAIDTINSSHYIKDPETITSNDGAFTLGFYSPENSANRYVGIWYMSKSTVIWVANRDQPLKDSSGSFTISNDGNLVVLNGQKHVMWSSNVSSISTNSSSKLSDSGKLDLLDSKGNKVWESFQHPTDTLMPNMRLSNNERTGEKVEITAWKSPSDPSRGNFTTTIERETFPEIFIRNEETHPYWRSGPWNGIVFTGIPDMLSYYLNGFSLNVLEDGTFYVSYVYVNKSLSTLFALNWEGKLQQKIWDYEEKEWQVEWEAQVSECDVYGKCGAFGICYSERSPICNCLEGFEPSNREEWNRQNWTNGCVRRKSLQCGNPNQNGSEADGFLNLQNVKVPDFAERSLDSSKEMCRSQCLANCTCVAYSYDSQMGCMTWSGNIIDTQKFSSEGIDLGIRVASSELDRGRTNKAIITISVIAGLVILVISAYFLWKNFARKRKRKGLLPFNRGEASAENISGSLTGVGDRSQVELQDSLLFDTETLVIATNNFHFSNKLGQGGFGPVYKGKLKDGKEIAVKKLSSVSGQGLVEFTNEVTLISKLQHRNLVRLLGCCREYEKMLIYEFMPNTSLDSFIFDPPENKFLNWRKRFNIIEGIARGLLYLHRDSRLRIIHRDLKASNILLDEELNPKISDFGLARIFGGHEDHANTKRVVGTYGYMSPEYAMQGLFSEKSDVFSFGVLLLEIVSGKRNSSFNKNEESVSLLGFMKGCMVLIMRRIF
- the LOC130722124 gene encoding G-type lectin S-receptor-like serine/threonine-protein kinase At1g11300 isoform X1 — encoded protein: MAFINYISLFSTLIIFCFQYLNFSTAIDTINSSHYIKDPETITSNDGAFTLGFYSPENSANRYVGIWYMSKSTVIWVANRDQPLKDSSGSFTISNDGNLVVLNGQKHVMWSSNVSSISTNSSSKLSDSGKLDLLDSKGNKVWESFQHPTDTLMPNMRLSNNERTGEKVEITAWKSPSDPSRGNFTTTIERETFPEIFIRNEETHPYWRSGPWNGIVFTGIPDMLSYYLNGFSLNVLEDGTFYVSYVYVNKSLSTLFALNWEGKLQQKIWDYEEKEWQVEWEAQVSECDVYGKCGAFGICYSERSPICNCLEGFEPSNREEWNRQNWTNGCVRRKSLQCGNPNQNGSEADGFLNLQNVKVPDFAERSLDSSKEMCRSQCLANCTCVAYSYDSQMGCMTWSGNIIDTQKFSSEGIDLGIRVASSELDRGRTNKAIITISVIAGLVILVISAYFLWKNFARKRKRKGLLPFNRGEASAENISGSLTGVGDRSQVELQDSLLFDTETLVIATNNFHFSNKLGQGGFGPVYKGKLKDGKEIAVKKLSSVSGQGLVEFTNEVTLISKLQHRNLVRLLGCCREYEKMLIYEFMPNTSLDSFIFDPPENKFLNWRKRFNIIEGIARGLLYLHRDSRLRIIHRDLKASNILLDEELNPKISDFGLARIFGGHEDHANTKRVVGTYGYMSPEYAMQGLFSEKSDVFSFGVLLLEIVSGKRNSSFNKNEESVSLLGFAWKLWNDNNFVPLLDEGMHGSDHEKDILRCVHIGLLCVQESARDRPAMAVVISMLNSEIINLPQPKQPAFIIKETILPLSSEEHHGSFSNNSVSVTEIQGR